CTTTTTGAACTGTCTTTTGAAGGTCGATGATATGGATCCCGTTTCTTGCTGTGAAGACATAGGGAGCCATTTTCGGATTCCATTTTCTTGTCTGGTGACCGAAGTGAACTCCGGTTTCCAGAAGGTTTTTCATGGAAATTACTGACATGAGTTGTTTACCCCTTTTTTAGTACGAAGAACAATGTCGCCACAAGTCCCAAGAGACTTGCAGGGGTAACTTGTGCTTCGACTTTAATTACGTAAAGTTCCAGCCGAACCGGTTCTTGTAAGAGGTAGACGGAGAGGATATGGACCCCAAAAACGTTGTCGATGATTACTCCGACTACGGCTCCGGCCAAGGTTCCTAATAAGATGGCTAATGCGATTTTGGCCGCTTTTCCGCCGTCCATAGGTCGTTTCGGGCTGGCAGATACCAATTTTTCAGGTCGGACCGAAGGGTCAATCCTTATTAGGCAGGATCATCTCGCAGTTGCCTTCGAAGATCACTCCATCCGCGATTTGCAACTTTGCAGTCTTGATGTTTCCGTTTACTTTTCCGCTAGGAAGCATTTCTAATCTTTGGGTAGCGATCACGTTGCCTGTGATCTCTCCACCAACGATTACAGTCCCTGCCTTGATATTGGCTCTGACCTTTGCTCCTTCGCTGACTAATAGAAATCCTTCGGATTCTATTTCTCCCTGGAATTCACCTGAGATTTCCAAAGGTTTTTTGAAGTTCAGAATTCCTGAGAAATGCGTGCCTCTTCCTAAAACAGTGGAGATAGTCCCGAATTCGGTTACAGTGCGGCTTGGTTTGGATGCGGTTGCGGCTTTTTTTGACATGATACCAGATTATTTCGTTTTCATCTCGAAAACCCCATCCCAATCTTCAGGTGGAGGATTCGCGATAAATGCTTCGCAGCGTCCTATATATTTTTTAGAAGGCCCGTCGTTCGGAGTGATCTCTACTGCTTTTTTGAACAGTTCCCAAGCTTCCTTGAACTTTCTATTCTTGTACAGTGCGAGACCCTCGTCGTACAATTTAAGAGTTTGTTTAAAAGACTCGGTGACCATTAGCGCTCACTCCTTATAGAGAACGACAACTGCAGTGGAATAATTTTCCGCATGGCTGATGGATACGGAAACACCGCTATAGCCTTTCTCGAGGAACAATTCTTTCGATTTTCCGTGAAGTACCAATTCTTTTTTTCCAAAATCTTTCCCGAAAAGTTCGATTTCTCTCATATCTAAGATCACTTTGTCTCCGGGTTCTATGGCCTTGATGAATGCTTCTTTTACGCAGAATCTTCCGCTCAGATGAGGGACCGGATCTTTCCTACCCGAGCAATAAGCGATCTCAGTTTCTGAAAATACTCTTTTCAGAAATCTTTCTCCATGTTTATCGAGCAAGTCCCTGATCCTGGAATTTTCTACTATATCATTCCCGATGGTGATCTTCATTCTTCCTCAGGCTCCGGCAGCGGTTCTTCCGAACCCGGATCCGAGTTTCCATCCCCCCCATCTTCACTTCCGGTTCCACCTGATCCAATATCTGGACGGACACGATACAGTATGGAAATTCGATCCGGGAAAACTCCCTGTATCTCTACGGATTTTAAACTAGGAGCCTTTTCCAAACGGACTTTTGCGACCACAGGTTTTCCATCCGGAAGGATCTTTTTGGTTTTGGGATCGTATTTATGAGAACATACCACACTTGCATTCAGACCCTTGATGATCTGGATACTTCGCAACGGAGTTCTGGATTGTAGTTTTACGGAAACTTCCTGCTCCGAAAATTCCGCTTCCAGATTTTTATCTAGATTCTGGCATTTTACGGGAACACCCAGAACTATACTTTCTCCAGGAGTGGAAGAATCCGCTACGATAT
This is a stretch of genomic DNA from Leptospira dzoumogneensis. It encodes these proteins:
- a CDS encoding bactofilin family protein — protein: MSKKAATASKPSRTVTEFGTISTVLGRGTHFSGILNFKKPLEISGEFQGEIESEGFLLVSEGAKVRANIKAGTVIVGGEITGNVIATQRLEMLPSGKVNGNIKTAKLQIADGVIFEGNCEMILPNKD
- a CDS encoding tetratricopeptide repeat protein; translation: MVTESFKQTLKLYDEGLALYKNRKFKEAWELFKKAVEITPNDGPSKKYIGRCEAFIANPPPEDWDGVFEMKTK
- the acpS gene encoding holo-ACP synthase, whose product is MKITIGNDIVENSRIRDLLDKHGERFLKRVFSETEIAYCSGRKDPVPHLSGRFCVKEAFIKAIEPGDKVILDMREIELFGKDFGKKELVLHGKSKELFLEKGYSGVSVSISHAENYSTAVVVLYKE